A region of the Ferviditalea candida genome:
GTCGCTTCAGCAGACCGCCAAATCGCACATTACAGGATATATGTTGAAGCTGAAGCAGCTGGGGCGGGCATCTTCCACAATGTCCCGCAATATGGTGTCGATTCGCGCGTTTTATCAGTTTCTGGTACGGGAAAGATTGCTGGAAAAAGACCCGTCCCTCAACATGGAAGTTCCGAAGCTGGAAAAAAGGCTACCCAAGGTGCTCTCCGTTGATGAGGTCGAACGTCTTCTGGAAGCCCCCGTGATATCAAATGCGGGCGGGATGCGGGACAAAGCGATGCTGGAGCTTTTGTATGCGACGGGCATTCGGGTATCCGAATTGATCTCGCTGGATGTGGACGATGTGAATTTGGCGATGGGATTTGTGCGCTGCACCGGCAAAGGCTCGAAGGAACGGATCATTCCGATCGGCAAAATCGCTTCCCGCTGGTTGAATGATTACATACAGGGCATGCGTCTGAAGCTTTTAAAAAAATCGAAGGCGGAGCCGGCGCTGTTTGCCAATCATTTGGGGACAAGGATGACCCGCCAGGGCTTTTGGAAAATCATTAAAAAATACGCGTTGGAATCGGGAATACATAAGGAAATCACGCCGCATACGCTGAGGCATTCATTCGCCACCCATCTGTTGGAGAACGGGGCTGATCTGAGAGCGGTTCAGGAAATGCTCGGTCATGCGGACATATCGACGACGCAGATTTACACACACGTCACAACGAAAAAAATGAAGGAAGTCTACGACATGACGCATCCCCGGGCAAAGATCAAGTAATCCGGCGAACCGAATAACGTGAGAACAGGAGCGATACGATGCGGTTTCAACGAATATGCCTGATTGTGCTGGACAGCGTCGGCATCGGCGAACTGCCCGATGCGGACCGTTTCGGGGACAAGGGCGCCCATACCTTGGGACATATAGCGGAGAAGGTGCCCGGTTTTTCCCTCCCGCATCTGCAGCGGCTCGGTCTCGGCAATATTGCCGAGCTCCGGGGAATCCCCCCGGCTGACGCGTCGCAAGCCTATTACGGAAAAATGGCGGAGGTATCTGCAGGCAAAGATACGATGACGGGCCACTGGGAATTGATGGGATTGAAAGTGGCCATTCCCTTTAAAACATATCCCCACGGCTTTCCCGAGCCGTTGATCGGACAGTTCGAACGGCAAACCGGGCGCAAGGTGATCGGCAACAAACCGGCTTCCGGAACGGAAATCATTGCCGAGCTGGGAGAAGAGCAGATGAAAACCGGGAGCTGGATCGTCTATACTTCGGCCGACAGCGTATTTCAGATTGCCGCCCATGAGGACGTTATCCCCCTGGAGGAATTGTATCAGGCCTGCGCCATAGCCAGAAAGCTGACGCTCGCCGACGAATTTGCGGTCGGCCGTGTCATTGCCCGGCCCTATATCGGACAACCCGGGGCATTTACCCGAACGGCCAACCGTCACGATTATGCCGTAAAGCCGCCTGGAAAGACCGTCATGAACCGGCTGAAGGAAGCGGGCTTGGATTGTATTGCCGTCGGCAAGATCAACGATATTTATTCGGGGGAAGGGGTTACCGAAGCTTTTCCCGTGAAAAGCAACGCTGACGGAATCAACCGCACGGCGGCGCTGCTGAACAAGGATTTCAAAGGCCTGCTGTTTACCAATCTCGTCGATTTTGATTCGCTATACGGCCACCGGCGAAATCCGCAAGGATATGCCGCCGCGCTGATGGAGTTTGACGCGGCCTTGCCGGAAATCATGAGCCGGATCGGTGAAAGCGATTTGTTGATCATTACGGCGGATCACGGCAATGACCCGACTCATTCGGGGACGGACCATACACGGGAATACGTGCCCTTGATCGTTTGGAGTCCAGCATTCCGCCAAGGAGCTTCATTAGGCGTCCGTCCGACCTTCTCCGATTTGGGCGCGACGGTGGCGGAGAATTTCGGGGTGTCGCCGGCGGAAAACGGAACGAGCTTTTTGCAGGACTTGCAATGAACGCTGGATGACGGAGGAGCCTAAATGTCAGTGCCCATAGAACTAGCCGAGCAGCGCACAAAAATATTGGAGGCAAGCCGTTATGTTCTGTCCCGGATCAAGCATCCCCCAGCAATCGCCTTGATTCTCGGATCCGGCTTGGGGGGGCTTGCCGACTCTGCAGAAGAGTCTACCGCCATGCCCTATGAACAGATTCCTCATTTTCCCGTATCTACCGTTGAAGGGCATGCGGGAGTGCTCGTCAGCGGCAAAATCGGCGGTGTGAATGCGATCTTCATGAAAGGGCGATTTCATCTGTACGAGGGACATCCGCTGGAGTCGGTCACGTTCCCGATCCGGGTGATGAAGGCGGTCGGCATTCGCAAGCTGCTGGTCACCAATGCCGCAGGGGGAGTGAATGCCGATTTTCAGCCGGGAGATTTGATGCTGATTCGGGATCACATCAATTGGATGTACCGCAATCCGCTGATCGGCCGGAATGATCCGGAGTCCGGCGTGCGGTTTCCGGACATGTCCGAGGCTTACAGCGCATCGTTTCGATCATCCGTCCGGCAATGGGCGGGACTGAACGGCTTTTCCTTGCGCGAGGGCGTTTATGCAGGATTTTTGGGGCCAACATACGAGACTCCCGCGGAAATCCGCATGGCGAGGAAGCTTGGCGCCGACGCCGTGGGCATGTCCACGGTGCCGGAAGTCATCGCGGCCAGACACGCCGGATTCGAAGTGCTGGGCATATCCTGCATCACCAATATGGCCGCGGGAATTCTCGATCAGCCGCTTTCCCACGAAGAAGTTATGGCGACGGCGGATCGGGTAAAGGATGATTTCGCCCGCTTGGTGAAGGGAATCATTCCGCTGATGGAGGATACGCAGAAAGGAGAATGAATATGAATCCGACGAGTTCCTATCCGGAGCAAATTGAAGAGGCCGCACGGTTTATGAAAGACCGAATCAGCAAATATGCATACTCCGGGAGCGGGGATGAACGGTTTGAACCAGCCGTCGGCTTGATTCTCGGGTCCGGTCTGGGTGATTTGGCGGACCAAGTGGAGTACCCCCTGTTCATCCATTACGGAGACATCCCGCATTTTCCCGTTTCCACGGTGGAGGGCCACGCCGGCAGATTCGCGATCGGACGCCTGGAAGGCAAGAATGTCATCGCGATGCAGGGGAGACTTCATTATTATGAAGGATACCCGATGAAAAAAGTGGTTTTTCCTGTATATGTCCTGCGGCAGCTCGGCATCCGCTCATTGATCGTCACCAATGCGGCAGGCGGAATGAATCGTTCGTTCAAGCCGGGAGACTTGATGCTGATCAAGGACCATATCAATTTTACGGGAGACAATCCGCTGATCGGACCCAATTTCGATCAATTGGGCGTAAGGTTTCCGGATCTTTCGGAAGCGTATGACCGCTCTTTTAGGGAATTGGCTCGCAGGGTCGGGGAGGAGATTGAAGATGCGGACGGTCATCCGCTGAAGCTCCAGGAAGGGGTATATTGCGGGATCAGCGGGCCCTCGTATATGACGCCGAGTGAGTTGAAAATGCTTGCCCTGTTGGGCGGGGATGCCGTCGGCATGTCCACGGTGGCGGAAGTCATAGCTGCACGCCATGCCGGCTTGAGAGTGCTGGGCGTATCTTGCATCACCGACATGGCCGTCGGGGATGAGCTCGAACCCCTGACCCATGAGCAGGTCATGGAGGTTGCAGAGCGCACAAAACCCAAATTCACGTCATTGATTCGCGCTTTCCTGAGGAACGTAGAAAAGGCGGATGCAGGATTGTCATAAAAAATTCACCCTTTGATCAACAAGATGTTGAAAATGGTGTGCGAAGTTTTGTAATATATTGAATGTAATTTCATTACATAGGGGGATACTCATGCAAAAGTACCTGATGGTCATTCTGATTACGGCTGCTGCGATTTTCGGTATCGTTGCGATGATTGCTCAGACACCTAAAAGCAATGAAGAGCTTGCCAAGGAACAGAAGAATCAATTGAGAATTTCGGCGACCAACTTCCAATTCGACAAACCGGAATATCATGTCAAGCAGGGCTCCAAATTGACGGTTGTGCTTGTCAATAAAGAAGGAATCCACGGTTTGGGAATCCCTGATTTAAACGTTAACCTGCAAGGAGACAAATTGCAGCAGGAAGTGACTTTTGACAAACCGGGAACGTTCGACATGCATTGTATCGTAATGTGCGGTGCCGGACATGCGAATATGAAATCGAAGCTGGTTGTCGATCCGTCTTAAAGCAAGACTTGCGGAGAGATCGGGGTTTGACGGCGGAAAAAAGCTGGAACACAACATGGGGAGCGCGGACTGCGTTCCTTTTTTGTTGCGGAAAAATGATAGATCCGGGGTGATGATGATGAGAACTGTCGATCTGATTGAGAAAAAACGCGACGGTCATGAAATGACGGCGGAGGAGATCCAATATTTGATTCGGGAATACAATGCGGGACGCATCCCTGATTACCAGATGTCGGCCTGGGCGATGGCGGTCTTTTTCAGAGGGATGTCCATTCGGGAGACGGCTGATCTGACGCTGGCGATGGCCAACTCGGGCGATGTGATGGATCTGGGTCCTATCCACGGCATCAAGGTGGATAAGCACAGCACCGGCGGCGTAGGAGACAAAACCACGCTGGTGCTCGGTCCGCTTGTCGCGGCAGCAGGTGTTCCCGTAGCGAAAATGTCGGGCAGAGGGCTGGGGCATACCGGGGGAACAATCGATAAGCTTGAGTCGATTAAAGGGTTTGCCGTGGAACGAACGCGGCAGGACTTTATTCTGCAGGTGAATGAATGCGGTTTGGCGGTCATCAGCCAATCGGGAAATATAACGCCTGCAGACAAAAAATTATATGCGCTTCGCGATGTAACGGCCACCGTCAATTCGATTCCGCTGATTGCCAGTTCGGTCATGAGCAAAAAGATCGCTTCAGGCGCCGATGCCATTGTGCTGGACGTCAAAACGGGCAGCGGAGCTTTCATGAAATCGCTGGATGAAGCCGTTAAGCTGGCGCAGGCGATGGTGAATATCGGAACGCAGGTCGGTCGGGAAACGATTGCGCTGATCAGCGAAATGGATCAGCCGCTGGGCTTTGCCGTCGGGAATGCGTTGGAAGTCCGGGAGGCGATTGAAACGCTGCAGGGCGGAGGGCCGGAGGACCTTAAGCTGCTGTGCTTGGCTCTGGGCGCATACATGCTGGTATTGGGCAAGAAAGCGTCTGGCCTCCAGGAAGCAAAGGATCGGCTGCAGGAGCTGCTTGTTAATGGTCTGGCGCTTGAAAAATTCAGCGAATTTATCAGTGCTCAAGGCGGGGATGCCTCGGTTGCCCAAAATCCTGATCTGCTTCCGTCCGCCGGCAGGCAGATCGAAATCAGCGCAGGAGCTTCCGGTTATGTGACTGCAATCAACGCGGAGGATATCGGTCTCGCTGCCATGATGCTGGGAGCAGGCAGGGAAACGAAGGATTCGGCGATTGATTTGAGTGTGGGCATAGTGCTGCGGAAAAAACTGGGCGATCCGGTCGTGATGGGTGAAGCGCTGGCGGTGCTGCATACGAACAGCATACGGAACGAAGCAGGAAATCATGATAAGAAGCACTCGGAAATTGAGCGGAAAGTACAAAAAGCATTTCAGATTTCTCCCCATCCTGCCCAGTTCAGGCCTTTAATCCATGCGGTTGTTACCAAGGACGGCATAAAAGAATGGAAGGATTTTTAAAAAAGCTGCTGAAACCAATGCTTCAATGTGAAGTCTTCAAGAACACCCCTGCATGCCGTTTTCATCACTTGCCCGTGCCATGAAAACGGCATGCTAATTTATAAAATTCACAGGGTTCAAAATATCTGCAGTTCATTCAGGAGTTTTTCGAAAAGACATATCCGGTTCTATAACCCAATTTATCTCCTCCTTTTGGAATAATTTTCATATCTATGGTCAACAATGAGTTTAAGAACCTTGTTGCCTAATGAGACGGAGGAGGGCGGAGTTAATATGTTCCGAAAACACATTGCAAGTTTGTTGTCCATTCACTTATTAATCTTTGCATTTTTTCCTGCAGGCGCCTTTGCCAAGGATCAAGCGGAGAACAATCTGAATCTGGCGCCTAACGCCAAATCTGCAATTCTTATGGATGAAGACACGGGAACAGTCATCTATGAAAAAAACAGTCACGATCGTCTGCCGCCCGCCAGCATTACCAAAATTATGACCATGCTGCTTGTGATGGAGGCGGTCGACCAAGGCAAAATCAAGCTGGACGATAAAGTGACAGCCAGTGAGCATGCGGCTTCAATGGGAGGATCGCAAATTTTTCTTGAACCCGGCGAAGAAATGACCGTCAGAGAACTGCTCAAGGGAGTCGCCATGGCTTCGGGAAATGACGCTTCCGTAGCCCTGGCGGAAAAAATCGGCGGAACGGAAGAAATGTTTGTGCAGATGATGAATGAAAAAGCTCAGCAGCTTGGCATGAAGGACACGCATTTTGCCAACAGCAACGGGCTTCCCGCCGCCGATCATTATTCCTCGGCCTATGATATTGCGTTGATGTCCAGAGAATTATTGAAGTATCAAGGTGTTACCGAATTTACGGGGAAATATCAGGATTATTTGCGGCAAAATACGGACCGTCCGTTTTGGCTGGTCAACACCAATAAGCTGGTGCGCTTTTATTCGGGAGCAGACGGCTTGAAAACGGGTTATACCAGTCAAGCCAAGTTTTGTCTGGCCGCCACAGCCAAACGCGGAAATTTCCGGGTCGTTTCCGTCGTTATGGGAGAACCGAACACCAAAACCCGGAATGCGGAAGTTGCCCATATGCTGAACTATGCTTTTTCTCAGTATACCAATCTCCCAATTTTCAAAGCGGGTGAAAAAATCGGATCCATCACTGTGGAAAAAGGAGATCCGGTCAATATTCCTTTGGTGGCCAAGCATCAGTACAGCATGCTTGTGAAAAAAGGGGAAAATCCGGAACAATTCCGTCATGAGCTGAACATTGATGAAAATTTGAAAGCCCCTATCCAGCTTGGCCAGCAGGTCGGCAAGCTTGAAATATACAAAGACGACAAGCTTGTCAAAGAGTTTCCGATTGAATCGCCCGTTGAAGTGAAGAGGGCCGGCTGGTGGGCTGTGTATAAAAGAACGTTAAGCAAATTGTTCTTTATCGACCGCCAGGACGATACCGAATCCGAATAAAATAATTGCATAAAATGTCTACTTATGGCTATTTATTTCTAGTTTTGTCATTCGGCAGGAAATGTTTTTTGAGGCGTAGAATTGTTTGATCATGAGTGGGAGAGGGAGTGAGAATTATTCATGAGTCTGCAAATTGAAATTGAACATTTCCGCAGCGCCGTGATTGTAAGATTGAGGGGTGAGCTGGATCATCATACAGCTGAGACCGTCAAAACCAAGATGGAGGATGCCATGATGAAAGCAAACAGCCGTTATATCATTCTCAGTCTGAAGGAACTGGATTTTATGGACAGCTCGGGATTGGGCGTTATTCTCGGACGCTATAAGCAGATCTCGGGTAAAGGCGGCAGAATGGTGGTCTGCGATGTCAATCCGGCCATTCATCGCTTGTTTGAAATGTCAGGGCTGTTCAAAATTTTGACCCTTGAGGATAACGAGGAAACAGCGCTTTCCAGATTGGGGGTCGTATCATGAACTGCCAAAATTTCATGACATTGTCGTTTGCCAGCAGGTCTGAAAATGAATCATTCGCCAGGGTTGCCGTGGCGGCATTCGTCTCTCAGCTGGATCCTACCCTGGAAGAATTGACAGATATCAAAACCGTGGTTTCCG
Encoded here:
- a CDS encoding D-alanyl-D-alanine carboxypeptidase family protein — its product is MFRKHIASLLSIHLLIFAFFPAGAFAKDQAENNLNLAPNAKSAILMDEDTGTVIYEKNSHDRLPPASITKIMTMLLVMEAVDQGKIKLDDKVTASEHAASMGGSQIFLEPGEEMTVRELLKGVAMASGNDASVALAEKIGGTEEMFVQMMNEKAQQLGMKDTHFANSNGLPAADHYSSAYDIALMSRELLKYQGVTEFTGKYQDYLRQNTDRPFWLVNTNKLVRFYSGADGLKTGYTSQAKFCLAATAKRGNFRVVSVVMGEPNTKTRNAEVAHMLNYAFSQYTNLPIFKAGEKIGSITVEKGDPVNIPLVAKHQYSMLVKKGENPEQFRHELNIDENLKAPIQLGQQVGKLEIYKDDKLVKEFPIESPVEVKRAGWWAVYKRTLSKLFFIDRQDDTESE
- a CDS encoding purine-nucleoside phosphorylase; this encodes MSVPIELAEQRTKILEASRYVLSRIKHPPAIALILGSGLGGLADSAEESTAMPYEQIPHFPVSTVEGHAGVLVSGKIGGVNAIFMKGRFHLYEGHPLESVTFPIRVMKAVGIRKLLVTNAAGGVNADFQPGDLMLIRDHINWMYRNPLIGRNDPESGVRFPDMSEAYSASFRSSVRQWAGLNGFSLREGVYAGFLGPTYETPAEIRMARKLGADAVGMSTVPEVIAARHAGFEVLGISCITNMAAGILDQPLSHEEVMATADRVKDDFARLVKGIIPLMEDTQKGE
- a CDS encoding cytochrome C oxidase subunit II, coding for MQKYLMVILITAAAIFGIVAMIAQTPKSNEELAKEQKNQLRISATNFQFDKPEYHVKQGSKLTVVLVNKEGIHGLGIPDLNVNLQGDKLQQEVTFDKPGTFDMHCIVMCGAGHANMKSKLVVDPS
- a CDS encoding purine-nucleoside phosphorylase, whose protein sequence is MNMNPTSSYPEQIEEAARFMKDRISKYAYSGSGDERFEPAVGLILGSGLGDLADQVEYPLFIHYGDIPHFPVSTVEGHAGRFAIGRLEGKNVIAMQGRLHYYEGYPMKKVVFPVYVLRQLGIRSLIVTNAAGGMNRSFKPGDLMLIKDHINFTGDNPLIGPNFDQLGVRFPDLSEAYDRSFRELARRVGEEIEDADGHPLKLQEGVYCGISGPSYMTPSELKMLALLGGDAVGMSTVAEVIAARHAGLRVLGVSCITDMAVGDELEPLTHEQVMEVAERTKPKFTSLIRAFLRNVEKADAGLS
- a CDS encoding pyrimidine-nucleoside phosphorylase; amino-acid sequence: MRTVDLIEKKRDGHEMTAEEIQYLIREYNAGRIPDYQMSAWAMAVFFRGMSIRETADLTLAMANSGDVMDLGPIHGIKVDKHSTGGVGDKTTLVLGPLVAAAGVPVAKMSGRGLGHTGGTIDKLESIKGFAVERTRQDFILQVNECGLAVISQSGNITPADKKLYALRDVTATVNSIPLIASSVMSKKIASGADAIVLDVKTGSGAFMKSLDEAVKLAQAMVNIGTQVGRETIALISEMDQPLGFAVGNALEVREAIETLQGGGPEDLKLLCLALGAYMLVLGKKASGLQEAKDRLQELLVNGLALEKFSEFISAQGGDASVAQNPDLLPSAGRQIEISAGASGYVTAINAEDIGLAAMMLGAGRETKDSAIDLSVGIVLRKKLGDPVVMGEALAVLHTNSIRNEAGNHDKKHSEIERKVQKAFQISPHPAQFRPLIHAVVTKDGIKEWKDF
- the xerD gene encoding site-specific tyrosine recombinase XerD, whose amino-acid sequence is MMNQLQAFIHYLSVERGLARNTLESYERDITHYLEYLKTLGVSSLQQTAKSHITGYMLKLKQLGRASSTMSRNMVSIRAFYQFLVRERLLEKDPSLNMEVPKLEKRLPKVLSVDEVERLLEAPVISNAGGMRDKAMLELLYATGIRVSELISLDVDDVNLAMGFVRCTGKGSKERIIPIGKIASRWLNDYIQGMRLKLLKKSKAEPALFANHLGTRMTRQGFWKIIKKYALESGIHKEITPHTLRHSFATHLLENGADLRAVQEMLGHADISTTQIYTHVTTKKMKEVYDMTHPRAKIK
- the spoIIAA gene encoding anti-sigma F factor antagonist encodes the protein MSLQIEIEHFRSAVIVRLRGELDHHTAETVKTKMEDAMMKANSRYIILSLKELDFMDSSGLGVILGRYKQISGKGGRMVVCDVNPAIHRLFEMSGLFKILTLEDNEETALSRLGVVS
- the deoB gene encoding phosphopentomutase yields the protein MRFQRICLIVLDSVGIGELPDADRFGDKGAHTLGHIAEKVPGFSLPHLQRLGLGNIAELRGIPPADASQAYYGKMAEVSAGKDTMTGHWELMGLKVAIPFKTYPHGFPEPLIGQFERQTGRKVIGNKPASGTEIIAELGEEQMKTGSWIVYTSADSVFQIAAHEDVIPLEELYQACAIARKLTLADEFAVGRVIARPYIGQPGAFTRTANRHDYAVKPPGKTVMNRLKEAGLDCIAVGKINDIYSGEGVTEAFPVKSNADGINRTAALLNKDFKGLLFTNLVDFDSLYGHRRNPQGYAAALMEFDAALPEIMSRIGESDLLIITADHGNDPTHSGTDHTREYVPLIVWSPAFRQGASLGVRPTFSDLGATVAENFGVSPAENGTSFLQDLQ